In bacterium, one DNA window encodes the following:
- a CDS encoding D-lyxose/D-mannose family sugar isomerase: protein MKRSEVNRILKDTIKFLEGRKFYLPPFAFWTPKDWETKRHETDEIRDNLLGWDITDFGKGDFSKFGLVLFTLRNGNDSNPKYTKPYAEKIMIVEENQETPMHFHSKKMEDIINRGGGNILLKLYNSTDDKQLDRNAPVRVSLDGVIKQFSPGEIITLTQGESIALPQRLYHTFYAENGRGKVLMGEVSKVNDDKTDNHFLEPIGRFPEIEEDEEALHCLCFEYPKLD, encoded by the coding sequence ATGAAAAGATCAGAAGTTAACAGAATCTTGAAAGATACAATCAAATTTCTAGAAGGGAGGAAATTTTACCTTCCTCCTTTTGCATTCTGGACACCGAAGGATTGGGAAACTAAAAGACATGAGACAGATGAGATAAGAGATAATCTGCTGGGATGGGATATTACAGATTTTGGGAAAGGAGACTTCAGCAAGTTTGGGCTTGTTTTATTTACACTTAGAAATGGGAACGACAGCAATCCGAAATATACAAAACCATACGCAGAAAAAATAATGATTGTTGAAGAGAACCAGGAAACCCCAATGCACTTTCATTCTAAGAAAATGGAAGATATTATAAATAGAGGGGGAGGTAATATTTTACTTAAACTGTACAATTCCACTGATGATAAGCAATTAGACAGGAATGCACCTGTTAGGGTTTCTTTGGATGGAGTTATAAAACAATTTTCTCCTGGAGAAATAATAACACTTACTCAGGGAGAGAGTATAGCCTTACCACAAAGGTTATATCACACTTTCTATGCAGAAAATGGCAGAGGGAAGGTTCTTATGGGAGAGGTCTCAAAAGTAAATGACGATAAGACAGATAATCACTTCCTTGAACCAATAGGCAGATTCCCTGAAATAGAAGAAGATGAAGAAGCGCTGCATTGTCTTTGTTTTGAATATCCAAAGCTTGATTAA
- the mutL gene encoding DNA mismatch repair endonuclease MutL, producing the protein MGLNLIKILPEHVSNKIAAGEIVLRPASAVKELIENSIDAGATRIVINIKAGGQKLIEVIDNGTGMGADDAVLALERFSTSKISSVNDIFQINTLGFRGEALPSMASVSRLELITKSKDSPFGFFIKTVGGKIIKSHQTGRADGTTVRIEDLFFNTLPRRKFLKSEATEMSHILNAITFEALARPDIFFKLVHDRRELINIGPSNNLLKRITSLFGEQISNNLLPIEGGNDLLNIYGFISKPEETRANRNSQLIFINKRCAHNKSISHSIYEAYRTLVPRGRFPVAFIFIDTPPAAIDVNIHPTKDEVKFFKEKIVHELIGEAIKQALSTHDLSPGLFNIQTSKASEKNQESEIKEAIGKYIYKQKMQERVPEFDFLKEKKIGSNEIEKQKFEIPPKYIQVFETYIITQLNGHVVIIDQHAAHERIVYEKLTKDLSLSKVESQGLLIDETLDLNYRQAVVFEKYLDYFKSLGFQIEPFGKNSFSIRSVPALLKDANTPQVISDVLDELIESEKAKKIGDLTEEIIKLIACHSAIRAGARLKEEEIESLLRQLSSSENKYTCPHGRPTMIKLSKYELEKKFKRA; encoded by the coding sequence ATGGGCCTTAATTTAATTAAAATCCTTCCTGAACATGTTTCCAATAAAATTGCAGCAGGTGAGATTGTCTTAAGGCCTGCATCAGCAGTAAAAGAACTCATAGAAAATTCTATAGATGCCGGAGCAACAAGAATTGTAATAAATATCAAAGCTGGCGGACAAAAATTAATAGAGGTAATTGATAATGGAACAGGAATGGGGGCTGATGATGCTGTACTTGCTTTAGAGCGTTTCTCAACAAGTAAAATTAGTAGTGTCAATGATATCTTCCAAATAAATACACTCGGTTTTAGAGGGGAGGCTTTGCCTAGTATGGCCTCGGTTTCAAGATTGGAACTTATAACCAAATCCAAGGACAGTCCTTTTGGTTTTTTCATAAAAACAGTTGGAGGTAAAATAATAAAATCTCACCAGACAGGACGGGCTGATGGAACAACAGTGAGGATTGAGGATTTGTTTTTTAACACACTTCCCAGACGCAAGTTTCTAAAATCAGAGGCTACAGAGATGTCGCATATCCTGAATGCTATAACATTCGAAGCGCTCGCTAGGCCTGATATATTTTTTAAACTTGTTCATGATAGACGTGAACTTATTAATATAGGACCGTCTAATAATCTCTTAAAAAGAATAACATCCCTTTTTGGAGAACAAATATCAAATAATCTGCTGCCCATAGAAGGAGGAAATGACCTTTTAAATATCTATGGATTTATTTCCAAACCAGAAGAAACACGTGCCAATAGAAACAGCCAGCTGATATTCATAAACAAACGCTGTGCTCATAATAAATCTATATCTCACAGCATATACGAAGCCTATCGTACACTGGTGCCAAGAGGTAGATTTCCAGTAGCGTTCATTTTTATAGATACACCCCCTGCTGCTATTGATGTGAATATTCATCCTACAAAGGATGAAGTAAAATTCTTTAAGGAGAAGATTGTTCATGAATTAATTGGGGAGGCAATAAAACAAGCACTAAGCACACATGATTTAAGCCCTGGATTATTCAACATCCAAACTTCAAAAGCTTCAGAGAAAAATCAGGAGAGCGAAATTAAAGAAGCAATTGGAAAGTATATATATAAACAAAAAATGCAAGAACGAGTGCCTGAATTTGATTTTTTAAAGGAAAAGAAAATCGGTTCCAACGAAATAGAGAAACAAAAATTTGAAATTCCTCCAAAGTATATACAGGTTTTTGAAACATATATAATCACTCAGCTTAACGGGCATGTTGTAATTATTGATCAACATGCTGCTCATGAACGCATTGTTTATGAGAAATTAACTAAAGACCTCTCTCTTTCTAAGGTAGAATCGCAAGGGCTTTTAATTGATGAAACTCTTGACCTTAATTATAGACAGGCAGTAGTATTTGAGAAATATCTGGACTATTTTAAATCCCTTGGTTTTCAAATAGAACCTTTTGGAAAGAACAGTTTCTCCATACGCTCAGTACCAGCACTTTTAAAAGATGCTAATACCCCGCAGGTGATTTCTGATGTTCTGGATGAGCTTATAGAAAGTGAGAAAGCTAAAAAGATTGGAGATTTGACAGAAGAGATAATCAAGTTAATAGCCTGTCATAGCGCCATCAGAGCAGGTGCTAGGCTCAAGGAAGAAGAGATAGAATCCCTTCTGAGACAACTATCCAGTTCAGAGAATAAATATACCTGCCCACATGGAAGACCTACAATGATCAAGCTCTCTAAATATGAATTAGAAAAGAAGTTCAAGAGGGCTTAA